One part of the Streptomyces ferrugineus genome encodes these proteins:
- a CDS encoding SDR family NAD(P)-dependent oxidoreductase, with the protein MTVTEEGSATTDEVVYGPGIDPERLAVCLSVLEELDRLEVDHPDAIAVRRATAGIYRTVKQRRRQERRAAKTAHDKAVTEATATGSAQRIDDETEGLLPSSSTEEGRVAGILQRPRSCYTCKTRYVEVDYFYHQLCPDCARLNRAKRDARADLTGKRALLTGGRAKIGMYIALRLLRDGAHTTITTRFPKDAIRRFKAMDDSADWMHRLEVVGIDLRDPAQAVALAEQVAEAGPLDILVNNATQTVRRLPSAYAALVEGESAPLPAGELPAHHVIGAFNSGAVDGLAALPLGTSGLDAQKVADLALVAGNASVERHLDGTAIDAGGLVPDVVDSNTWVQTIDQISPVELLETQLCNYTSPFILISALRPVMAKAAQQATSGRAYVVNVSAMEGVFGRGYKGAGHPNTNAAKAAMNMVTRTSAQEMFQSDGILMTSVDTGWITDERPHYDKLRLAEAGFHAPLDLVDGAARVYDPIVRGEAGEDVYGVFLKDYAPGKW; encoded by the coding sequence ATGACGGTGACAGAGGAAGGCTCGGCGACCACGGACGAGGTGGTGTACGGGCCCGGCATCGACCCGGAGCGGCTGGCCGTCTGCCTCAGCGTGCTCGAGGAACTCGACCGGCTGGAGGTCGACCACCCCGACGCCATCGCCGTGCGCCGGGCCACCGCCGGCATCTACCGCACCGTCAAGCAGCGCCGCCGCCAGGAGCGCCGGGCCGCGAAGACCGCCCACGACAAGGCGGTCACGGAGGCCACGGCAACCGGCTCCGCCCAGCGCATCGACGACGAGACCGAGGGCCTGCTGCCGTCGTCGAGCACCGAGGAGGGCAGGGTCGCGGGGATACTCCAGCGCCCGCGCTCCTGCTACACCTGCAAGACCCGGTACGTCGAGGTCGACTACTTCTACCACCAGCTCTGTCCCGACTGCGCCCGACTGAACCGCGCCAAGCGCGACGCCCGAGCCGACCTCACCGGCAAGCGCGCCCTGCTCACCGGCGGCCGTGCCAAGATCGGCATGTACATCGCGCTCAGGCTGCTGCGCGACGGCGCGCACACCACGATCACCACGCGGTTCCCCAAGGACGCCATCCGCCGCTTCAAGGCCATGGACGACTCCGCGGACTGGATGCACCGCCTGGAGGTCGTCGGCATCGACCTGCGCGACCCGGCCCAGGCCGTGGCCCTCGCCGAGCAGGTCGCCGAGGCGGGCCCGCTCGACATCCTGGTCAACAACGCCACGCAGACCGTGCGCCGCCTGCCCTCCGCCTACGCCGCCCTGGTCGAGGGCGAGAGCGCCCCGCTGCCCGCCGGTGAACTCCCCGCCCACCACGTCATCGGCGCCTTCAACTCCGGCGCGGTCGACGGCCTCGCCGCGCTGCCCCTGGGCACCAGCGGCCTCGACGCCCAGAAGGTCGCCGACCTCGCCCTCGTCGCGGGCAACGCCAGCGTCGAGCGGCACCTGGACGGCACCGCGATCGACGCGGGCGGCCTGGTCCCCGACGTCGTCGACAGCAACACCTGGGTGCAGACCATCGACCAGATCTCCCCGGTGGAGCTCCTCGAGACCCAGCTCTGCAACTACACCTCGCCGTTCATCCTGATCAGCGCGCTGCGCCCGGTCATGGCCAAGGCGGCGCAGCAGGCGACGAGCGGGCGCGCCTACGTCGTGAACGTCTCCGCGATGGAAGGCGTCTTCGGCCGCGGCTACAAGGGCGCGGGCCATCCGAACACCAACGCCGCCAAGGCCGCGATGAACATGGTCACGCGGACCAGCGCGCAGGAGATGTTCCAGAGCGACGGCATCCTCATGACCTCCGTCGACACCGGCTGGATCACGGACGAGCGTCCGCACTACGACAAGCTGCGCCTGGCCGAGGCCGGCTTCCACGCCCCGCTCGACCTGGTGGACGGTGCGGCCCGGGTCTACGACCCGATCGTGCGGGGCGAGGCGGGGGAGGACGTGTACGGGGTCTTCCTGAAGGACTACGCGCCCGGTAAGTGGTAG
- a CDS encoding wax ester/triacylglycerol synthase family O-acyltransferase: protein MTSDLLAPLDLAFWNIESAEHPMHLGALGVFAAHSPTAGAHAADLLAARAAAVPGLRMRIRDAWQPRALLQPFSFGGATREPAPDFDPLDHVRLHAPTADFQAVAGGLMERPLERGRPPWEAHVLPGEDGVSFAVLFKFHHALADGLRALTLAAAVLDPMDLPARKARPEEPARSRLPDVRRLPGLVRGALSDAGRALDIGASVAVSTLGMRSSAALAAEPSGTRRTAGVVVDLDDVHVIRKAVGGTVNDVLIAVVAGALRRWLDERGDGSEGVAPRALIPVSKRRPRTAHPQGNRLSGYLIRLPVDDPDPLRRLAAVRTAMDRNKDAGPNRGAGAVALLADHVPALGHRLGGPLVGGAARLWFDILVTSVPLPGIGLKLGGHPVTEVYPFAPLARGQSLAIAVSTYRGRVHYGFVADAEAVPDLDVLARAVSEEVETLITACAP from the coding sequence TTGACTTCTGACCTGCTCGCACCTCTCGACCTGGCGTTCTGGAACATCGAGTCCGCGGAACACCCCATGCACCTGGGCGCCCTCGGTGTCTTCGCGGCGCACTCGCCGACCGCCGGCGCCCACGCGGCCGACCTGCTCGCCGCCCGCGCCGCCGCCGTGCCGGGGCTGCGGATGCGCATCCGGGACGCCTGGCAGCCACGCGCCCTGCTCCAGCCGTTCTCCTTCGGCGGCGCCACCCGCGAGCCCGCCCCGGACTTCGACCCGCTCGACCACGTCCGGCTGCACGCCCCGACCGCCGACTTCCAGGCGGTGGCGGGCGGGCTGATGGAGCGTCCGCTGGAGCGCGGCCGGCCACCGTGGGAGGCGCATGTGCTGCCCGGCGAGGACGGTGTGTCGTTCGCGGTGCTGTTCAAGTTCCATCACGCCCTGGCCGACGGGCTGCGGGCGCTGACGCTCGCCGCCGCCGTCCTGGACCCGATGGACCTGCCCGCCCGCAAGGCCCGCCCCGAGGAGCCCGCGCGCAGCCGCCTGCCCGATGTGCGCAGGCTGCCGGGACTGGTGCGCGGCGCCCTGTCCGACGCGGGCCGGGCCCTGGACATCGGCGCCTCCGTCGCCGTGTCGACCCTGGGGATGCGCTCGTCCGCCGCGCTGGCCGCCGAGCCCAGCGGCACCCGCCGTACCGCCGGGGTCGTCGTCGACCTCGACGACGTGCACGTGATCCGCAAGGCCGTCGGCGGCACCGTCAACGACGTGCTGATCGCGGTCGTCGCGGGCGCCCTGCGCCGCTGGCTCGACGAGCGCGGCGACGGCAGCGAGGGCGTCGCGCCCCGCGCCCTGATCCCCGTCTCCAAACGCCGACCGCGCACCGCGCATCCCCAGGGCAACCGGCTCTCCGGCTACTTGATACGGCTCCCGGTGGACGACCCCGACCCGCTGCGCCGCCTGGCCGCCGTCCGCACCGCCATGGACCGCAACAAGGACGCGGGACCCAACCGGGGCGCGGGCGCCGTGGCCCTGCTCGCCGACCACGTCCCGGCGCTCGGCCACCGGCTCGGCGGACCGCTGGTCGGCGGGGCCGCCCGGCTCTGGTTCGACATCCTCGTCACCAGCGTGCCGCTGCCCGGCATCGGCCTGAAGCTCGGCGGCCACCCCGTCACCGAGGTCTATCCCTTCGCCCCGCTGGCCCGCGGCCAGTCCCTGGCGATCGCGGTCTCGACGTACCGCGGGCGCGTCCACTACGGGTTCGTCGCCGACGCCGAGGCCGTACCGGACCTCGATGTGCTGGCCAGGGCCGTGTCCGAGGAGGTGGAGACGCTCATCACCGCCTGCGCTCCTTGA
- a CDS encoding PA14 domain-containing protein, whose translation MHTRRLRNRLVLLLAGALGLAGLTATPAPAAADDPVEIHGLKGEYYTQSAPGAFDFHELKATALDPGLDFDDLEPRLAFTTGRSDDVSVRWTGRVVPERTGAHTFSIIGDNGFRLWIDGELAIDHWVDDWGREQTAAPVELTAGTAYDIKVEYFEHYGGSNLHLRWTEPGGTKEPVPQSAFRLPDGYDYDGAIATTVLGDGRTLKLDFARTLAAPPAGVTGHLKAVIGGAAWPLGSAKVDPADSKALLVALKEPVVGNKTGTARGTADVRYDGEGGLTDADGNVAKAFVSGCPNRSTHELRTKWADEVGPGNAHPEYPRPQLTRSAWRNLNGRWQFAAAEEGERPPVGKDLAERILVPYPVESQLSGLQRHEDRMWYRRTFTVPADWRIGSGKRLKLNFGAVDWRTEVFVNGTKVTEHTGGYDKFSADITDALEPGRTQELIVGVYDPTDAADGENPPLGKQRLDPSGIWYTPSSGIWQTVWMEPVAPDHVAGLKLTPDVEAGTLTVEPQGVRDGVPVTATAYDGRRKVATASGRTGQPLTLALPDAHLWSPDDPFLYDLKVRVGADRVGSYFGMRSIAVEKIDGVPRTVLNGAPIFMMATLDQGFWPDGLHTAPTDEALAYDLKAHKELGFNAVRKHIKVEPDRWFHWADRLGLLVWQDMPAMTAGVNPSAAARAQYEREMKQMIDEHVSSPSVVMWVTFNEGWGQYDIGRIAEQAKAWDPTRLVNGQSGLNLGDDGHAGDIMDEHGYPSPALPPRPDGERALVSGEYGGLGLAVPGHAWSVQQSYVDVDPATYTDDYLTKLDEVRALVCRGSNGAVYTQITDVEGELNGLLTYDRAVLKPDAARLRAAHEALIRDASRVTPSGCPVPLPVVK comes from the coding sequence GTGCACACACGACGGCTCAGAAACCGACTCGTGCTCCTCCTCGCCGGGGCTCTCGGCCTCGCGGGCCTGACCGCGACACCCGCCCCCGCCGCGGCCGACGACCCCGTGGAGATCCACGGACTGAAAGGCGAGTACTACACCCAGTCCGCCCCCGGCGCCTTCGACTTCCACGAGCTCAAGGCGACCGCCCTCGACCCCGGCCTCGACTTCGACGACCTGGAGCCGCGCCTGGCCTTCACCACCGGCCGTTCGGACGACGTCAGCGTCCGCTGGACCGGAAGGGTCGTGCCGGAGCGGACCGGCGCCCACACCTTCTCGATCATCGGCGACAACGGCTTCCGCCTCTGGATCGACGGAGAGCTCGCCATCGACCACTGGGTCGACGACTGGGGCCGCGAACAGACCGCGGCCCCCGTCGAGTTGACGGCCGGCACCGCCTACGACATCAAGGTCGAGTACTTCGAGCACTACGGCGGCTCCAATCTCCACCTGCGCTGGACCGAGCCCGGCGGCACCAAGGAGCCGGTCCCGCAGTCCGCGTTCCGCCTTCCCGACGGCTACGACTACGACGGGGCGATCGCGACCACGGTCCTCGGAGACGGCCGCACCCTCAAGCTCGACTTCGCCCGCACCCTCGCCGCACCCCCGGCCGGCGTCACCGGCCACCTGAAGGCGGTCATCGGCGGCGCCGCGTGGCCCCTCGGGTCCGCCAAGGTCGACCCGGCCGACTCCAAGGCCCTCCTCGTCGCGCTGAAGGAGCCCGTCGTCGGCAACAAGACCGGCACGGCACGCGGCACGGCCGACGTCCGCTACGACGGCGAAGGCGGCCTCACCGACGCCGACGGCAACGTTGCCAAGGCCTTCGTGAGCGGTTGCCCCAACCGCTCCACCCACGAGCTGCGCACGAAGTGGGCCGACGAGGTGGGCCCCGGCAACGCCCACCCCGAGTACCCGCGTCCGCAGCTCACCCGGAGCGCCTGGCGCAACCTCAACGGCCGCTGGCAGTTCGCGGCGGCCGAGGAGGGCGAGCGGCCCCCGGTCGGCAAGGACCTCGCCGAGCGGATCCTCGTCCCGTACCCGGTCGAGTCCCAGCTCTCCGGCCTGCAGCGCCACGAGGACCGCATGTGGTACCGCCGCACCTTCACGGTGCCGGCGGACTGGCGCATCGGCTCCGGCAAGCGCCTCAAGCTCAACTTCGGGGCCGTCGACTGGCGGACCGAGGTGTTCGTCAACGGCACCAAGGTCACCGAGCACACCGGCGGCTACGACAAGTTCAGCGCCGACATCACCGATGCGCTCGAGCCCGGCCGCACCCAGGAGCTGATCGTCGGCGTGTACGACCCGACCGACGCGGCCGATGGCGAGAACCCCCCGCTCGGCAAGCAGCGCCTGGACCCGAGCGGCATCTGGTACACCCCGTCCTCCGGCATCTGGCAGACGGTGTGGATGGAGCCGGTCGCCCCCGACCACGTGGCCGGACTCAAGCTCACCCCGGACGTCGAGGCGGGCACGCTCACCGTCGAGCCACAGGGCGTGCGCGACGGCGTACCCGTCACGGCGACGGCGTACGACGGACGGCGCAAGGTGGCGACCGCGAGCGGCCGCACCGGGCAGCCGCTGACGCTCGCCCTCCCGGACGCGCACCTGTGGTCGCCGGACGACCCGTTCCTGTACGACCTCAAGGTGAGAGTCGGCGCCGATCGCGTCGGCAGCTACTTCGGCATGCGCTCCATCGCCGTCGAGAAGATCGACGGGGTCCCGCGCACGGTCCTCAACGGAGCGCCGATCTTCATGATGGCCACCCTGGACCAGGGCTTCTGGCCGGACGGTCTGCACACGGCGCCGACCGACGAGGCTCTCGCGTACGACCTGAAGGCGCACAAGGAGCTGGGCTTCAACGCCGTGCGCAAGCACATCAAGGTCGAGCCGGACCGCTGGTTCCACTGGGCCGACCGGCTGGGTCTGCTGGTGTGGCAGGACATGCCCGCCATGACCGCGGGGGTGAATCCGAGCGCCGCGGCCCGCGCGCAGTACGAGCGCGAGATGAAGCAGATGATCGACGAGCACGTCAGCAGCCCGTCGGTGGTCATGTGGGTGACGTTCAACGAAGGGTGGGGGCAGTACGACATCGGCCGGATCGCCGAGCAGGCGAAGGCCTGGGATCCGACGCGGCTGGTCAACGGCCAGTCGGGGCTGAACCTCGGGGACGACGGCCACGCCGGCGACATCATGGACGAGCACGGTTATCCGAGCCCGGCCCTGCCACCGCGCCCCGACGGCGAACGGGCACTGGTCAGCGGCGAGTACGGCGGCCTCGGCCTCGCGGTGCCCGGGCACGCCTGGTCGGTGCAGCAGTCGTACGTCGACGTCGACCCGGCGACCTACACCGACGACTACCTCACCAAGCTCGACGAGGTGCGCGCCCTGGTCTGCCGGGGCAGCAACGGCGCCGTGTACACCCAGATCACGGACGTCGAGGGGGAGCTGAACGGGCTCCTGACCTACGACCGCGCGGTGCTGAAACCGGACGCGGCACGGCTGAGGGCGGCTCACGAGGCGCTGATCCGTGACGCCTCCCGGGTGACTCCCTCGGGATGCCCGGTGCCGCTACCCGTGGTGAAGTGA